Proteins encoded within one genomic window of Candidatus Omnitrophota bacterium:
- a CDS encoding ATP-dependent Clp protease ATP-binding subunit produces MFSRFTERARKVIILAKEEAKRFNHDYIGTEHILLGLIKEGEGVAAAVLQNLGLSLEAIRLEVEKIVQPGPPTVVSGDIPFTPKAKKVIELATDEARNLGHNYIGTEHLLLGLIREGEGVASQVLTNLGLDLNRVRQEVMSLLGSASPGFTQQQAQAKTKTPSLDAFGRDLTTLARDGKLDPVIGRKDEIERVIQILSRRTKNNPVLLGEAGVGKTAIVEGLAQKIIKGDIPEVLRDKRVIILDLAMMVAGTKYRGQFEERIKAVMDEIKRSENIIIFIDELHTLVGAGGAEGAIDASNILKPALSRGEIQCIGATTLDEYRKHIEKDAALERRFQTIMVEPPSVDETIEILKGLRDKYEAHHKVKFTDEALVAAAKLSDQYISGRYLPDKAIDLIDEAGSRARLNVMTTPPDIKEVEKEMDQIRKEKEAAVKGQDFEKAAGLRDTERELKARLEKVRKEWSKSKAEAYPQVSEEDIAEIVAKWTGIPIVKLEEKESVKLLKMEEDLHGRVIGQDEAINAIANAVRRSRAGLKDPKRPIGSFVFLGPTGVGKTLLAKALAGFMFGDEDAIIQVDMSEYMEKFNVSRLVGAPPGYVGYEEGGQLTEKVRRRPYSVVLLDEIEKAHPDVFNILLQVLEEGRLTDSFGRRVDFKNTIVIMTSNLGAEMFKKQGSLGFKSEKEELTYQTMKTKLLDEVKRTFKPEFLNRVDDIIVFKPLTKDDLYKIVELEVAEVKNRLKEQHGIIIDLNKGAIDFMIEKGFDPVYGARPIKRTIQRFLEDPLAEEIISGRLQKGRTVKVGAKAGHLTFE; encoded by the coding sequence ATGTTTTCAAGATTTACCGAAAGGGCGAGGAAGGTCATAATCCTCGCGAAGGAAGAAGCCAAGAGGTTTAATCATGATTACATCGGGACAGAACATATACTGCTGGGGCTGATAAAAGAAGGCGAGGGCGTGGCCGCCGCCGTATTGCAGAATCTCGGCCTTAGTTTAGAGGCCATACGCCTCGAGGTCGAGAAGATAGTCCAGCCCGGCCCGCCGACCGTCGTCTCCGGAGATATCCCTTTTACCCCGAAAGCGAAGAAGGTCATCGAACTCGCGACAGACGAAGCCAGGAACCTCGGGCATAACTATATCGGCACGGAACATTTGCTCCTCGGCCTCATACGAGAAGGTGAGGGAGTGGCGAGCCAGGTCCTCACAAACCTCGGCCTCGACCTCAACAGGGTCAGGCAGGAGGTTATGTCTCTTCTCGGCTCCGCTTCCCCTGGTTTTACGCAGCAACAGGCCCAGGCGAAGACCAAGACCCCGTCACTGGACGCGTTCGGCAGGGACCTGACGACGCTTGCCCGCGACGGGAAGCTCGACCCGGTAATCGGCCGTAAAGACGAAATAGAACGCGTCATCCAGATACTCTCGCGCAGGACGAAGAATAACCCTGTCCTCCTCGGCGAGGCAGGCGTCGGCAAGACCGCGATAGTCGAGGGGCTGGCCCAGAAGATCATAAAGGGCGATATCCCGGAGGTCCTCCGCGACAAGAGGGTGATAATACTCGACCTCGCGATGATGGTGGCCGGCACGAAATACAGGGGCCAGTTCGAGGAGCGCATAAAGGCCGTGATGGACGAGATAAAGCGGTCGGAGAATATAATCATATTTATCGACGAGCTGCATACGCTGGTAGGGGCCGGAGGCGCGGAAGGCGCGATAGACGCGTCAAATATCCTTAAGCCGGCGCTCTCGCGCGGCGAGATACAATGCATCGGCGCGACGACCCTCGACGAATACAGGAAGCACATAGAGAAAGACGCTGCGCTGGAGCGCAGGTTCCAGACTATCATGGTCGAGCCGCCCAGCGTCGACGAGACGATAGAGATATTGAAGGGCTTGAGGGATAAATACGAGGCGCACCACAAGGTGAAATTTACCGATGAGGCGCTAGTGGCTGCGGCCAAGCTTTCCGACCAGTATATATCCGGGCGCTACCTCCCGGATAAGGCGATAGACCTGATAGACGAAGCCGGTTCCCGCGCGCGGTTGAACGTGATGACCACCCCGCCCGACATCAAGGAAGTCGAGAAGGAGATGGACCAGATACGGAAAGAGAAAGAGGCTGCGGTAAAAGGACAGGACTTCGAGAAGGCGGCGGGGCTGCGCGATACGGAACGCGAATTGAAGGCCCGGCTCGAGAAGGTCCGGAAGGAATGGTCGAAATCGAAGGCCGAGGCGTATCCGCAGGTCAGCGAGGAAGATATCGCCGAGATAGTAGCGAAATGGACAGGCATCCCTATAGTGAAGCTCGAGGAGAAAGAGAGCGTAAAACTCCTCAAGATGGAAGAGGACCTACACGGGCGCGTCATCGGGCAGGATGAGGCGATAAACGCGATAGCAAACGCGGTCAGGCGTTCGCGCGCCGGCCTCAAAGATCCGAAACGACCCATAGGCTCGTTCGTCTTCCTCGGGCCGACCGGCGTCGGAAAGACCCTTCTCGCGAAGGCGCTCGCCGGGTTCATGTTCGGCGATGAGGACGCTATAATCCAGGTCGACATGTCCGAATATATGGAAAAGTTCAACGTCTCGAGGTTGGTCGGAGCCCCTCCAGGGTATGTCGGATATGAGGAAGGGGGACAGCTTACCGAGAAGGTGAGGCGCCGCCCGTATTCGGTCGTCCTGCTAGATGAGATCGAGAAGGCACATCCCGACGTATTCAATATACTTTTGCAGGTCCTGGAGGAAGGCAGGCTCACCGATTCTTTCGGGAGGCGGGTGGATTTCAAGAATACGATAGTTATCATGACCTCGAACCTCGGCGCCGAGATGTTCAAGAAGCAGGGCTCGCTCGGGTTCAAGTCCGAGAAGGAAGAGTTGACCTACCAGACGATGAAGACGAAACTCCTCGACGAGGTCAAGAGGACTTTCAAGCCCGAGTTCCTCAACAGGGTCGACGATATAATAGTATTCAAGCCGCTCACCAAGGACGACCTCTATAAGATCGTGGAGCTGGAAGTCGCCGAGGTGAAGAACAGGCTCAAGGAGCAGCACGGCATAATCATCGATCTCAATAAAGGGGCCATCGATTTCATGATCGAAAAGGGGTTCGATCCCGTATACGGCGCGAGGCCGATAAAGAGGACTATACAGAGGTTCCTCGAGGACCCTCTTGCCGAAGAGATAATCTCCGGCAGGTTGCAGAAGGGAAGGACCGTTAAGGTAGGCGCGAAAGCAGGCCATCTGACTTTTGAGTAA
- a CDS encoding ABC transporter ATP-binding protein, translating into MIELINVSKSFEDHVVLDNMNLTIQDGETIVIIGRSGIGKSVTLKHIIGLMKPDSGQVIVDGQDITRLDAKGLNQLRLKFGMLFQGAALFDSLNVRDNVAFNLIEHSKMDDKAIDKRVAECLELVGLRGIEHLSPAELSGGMRKRVGLARAICMNPKIILYDEPTTGVDPIMADAVNDLIKDLQAKLKTTAVAVTHDMTSAYKIADRIAMLYKGKIVESGTPDEIKNTKNPVVKQFITGAATGPITEDS; encoded by the coding sequence ATGATAGAATTGATAAATGTAAGCAAATCGTTCGAGGACCATGTGGTCCTCGACAATATGAACCTGACGATACAGGACGGCGAGACGATCGTGATCATAGGCCGTTCAGGCATAGGGAAGAGCGTTACCCTGAAACATATAATCGGCTTGATGAAGCCCGATTCCGGGCAGGTCATCGTCGACGGACAGGATATAACCAGGCTCGACGCGAAGGGCCTGAATCAATTGAGGCTGAAATTCGGCATGCTGTTCCAGGGCGCGGCTCTCTTCGATTCCCTGAACGTGCGCGATAACGTGGCATTCAATCTTATAGAGCATAGCAAGATGGACGATAAGGCCATAGACAAGAGGGTGGCCGAATGCCTGGAACTCGTAGGCCTGCGGGGCATAGAACACCTGAGCCCGGCGGAGCTTTCCGGCGGTATGAGGAAGCGCGTCGGCCTCGCCCGCGCGATATGCATGAACCCGAAGATAATCCTTTATGATGAGCCGACGACCGGCGTCGATCCGATAATGGCGGACGCGGTGAACGACCTCATCAAGGACCTTCAGGCGAAGCTGAAGACCACCGCGGTCGCTGTCACGCACGATATGACCTCGGCCTATAAGATAGCCGACAGGATCGCGATGCTCTACAAGGGAAAGATCGTCGAGAGCGGCACGCCGGACGAGATAAAGAACACCAAGAACCCGGTTGTAAAACAGTTCATAACCGGCGCGGCCACAGGGCCGATAACAGAGGACTCATGA
- the lysS gene encoding lysine--tRNA ligase, whose product MEEINDLIKQRLIKLENLRAKGINPYGGKFSKSANINELLADFEDAAAQSREVTVAGRVMAVRSHGKSCFIDVKDSTAKIQNYIKAAELSEAGRTAFENLDIGDIVGIKGKAFKTRTGEPTLHVEEFTMLSKSIRPLPEKWHGLKDIETRYRQRYVDLIVNEEVKKVFELRIKMIARIRAFLDGKGFLEVETPMMQPMPGGATAKPFKTHHEALGIDLYMRIAPELYLKRLLVGGFERVYEINRNFRNEGISPRHNPEFTMIEVYQAYADCGDMIDLTEELILDAAQHLFGKYKIAHGDGELDLSPPWDRIPFREAILKYTGIDYKKEKDLRKVAKEMGLDIRDAKFDEEVANKIFEKTVEPKLAKPTFIIDYPAILCPLSKKKPGEPDLTERFELFISAQELANAYSELNDPIEQKSRFEDQAKGPEAEMKTVDEDFVRALEYGMPPAGGLGIGIDRLAMLFANRDSIKDVILFPQLKPEQQ is encoded by the coding sequence TTGGAAGAAATAAACGACCTCATAAAACAGAGATTGATCAAGCTCGAGAACCTGCGGGCGAAGGGCATAAACCCTTACGGCGGGAAATTCTCTAAGTCGGCCAATATCAACGAGTTATTGGCGGATTTCGAAGATGCGGCCGCCCAATCCAGGGAAGTCACGGTCGCAGGCCGGGTAATGGCCGTGCGTTCGCACGGAAAGTCCTGCTTTATCGACGTCAAGGATTCGACGGCGAAGATCCAGAATTACATAAAGGCCGCCGAGCTTTCAGAGGCCGGCAGGACAGCCTTCGAGAACCTCGATATCGGCGACATCGTCGGGATAAAGGGCAAGGCCTTCAAGACGAGGACCGGCGAACCGACGCTGCATGTCGAAGAGTTCACGATGCTGTCGAAATCGATAAGGCCGCTCCCGGAGAAATGGCACGGGCTAAAGGATATAGAGACGCGTTACCGCCAGAGATATGTCGACCTGATCGTCAACGAAGAGGTCAAAAAGGTCTTTGAGCTGCGCATTAAGATGATCGCGCGTATAAGGGCTTTCCTCGACGGCAAGGGTTTCCTCGAGGTCGAAACGCCGATGATGCAGCCGATGCCGGGCGGCGCGACCGCTAAACCTTTCAAGACGCACCATGAGGCGCTCGGTATAGACCTCTATATGAGGATCGCGCCCGAGCTTTATTTAAAAAGGCTTTTGGTCGGCGGCTTCGAGAGGGTCTACGAGATAAACAGGAATTTCAGGAACGAGGGGATATCGCCGCGGCATAACCCCGAGTTCACGATGATAGAAGTCTACCAGGCCTACGCCGACTGCGGGGACATGATAGACCTGACCGAGGAGCTGATACTCGACGCCGCGCAGCACCTCTTCGGGAAGTATAAAATAGCGCACGGAGACGGGGAACTTGATTTATCGCCGCCTTGGGACAGGATACCTTTCCGCGAGGCGATATTGAAGTATACCGGGATAGATTACAAGAAGGAGAAAGACCTGAGGAAAGTCGCGAAGGAGATGGGGCTCGATATAAGGGACGCGAAGTTCGACGAGGAAGTCGCGAACAAGATATTCGAGAAGACGGTCGAGCCGAAGCTCGCGAAACCCACGTTCATAATAGATTACCCGGCGATACTGTGCCCGCTCTCGAAGAAGAAACCCGGCGAGCCGGACCTGACAGAAAGGTTCGAGTTGTTCATATCGGCGCAGGAACTGGCGAACGCGTATTCCGAGCTTAACGACCCGATAGAGCAGAAGTCGAGGTTCGAGGACCAGGCGAAAGGTCCGGAGGCGGAGATGAAGACTGTCGACGAGGACTTTGTCCGCGCGCTCGAATACGGCATGCCGCCGGCCGGCGGGCTCGGCATCGGGATAGACAGGCTAGCGATGCTTTTCGCCAATCGCGACTCTATAAAGGACGTGATACTCTTCCCACAGCTGAAACCGGAACAGCAGTAA
- a CDS encoding protein arginine kinase produces MTLGELWGQTGEWLRGTGPDTDIIMSSRIRLARNLAKYPFPHWASAEQLEGVISDFEGAYKKADYFKGALFLRIDELDSIEKQMLIERHLISREQIANPEHKAVLISEREVISIMVNEEDHLRIQVLQSGFNLHDTWKLADKIDEELEQNLEFAVSSDLGYLTCCPTNVGTGLRASCMAHLPALVMTKQAGRIIQAISKLGMTARGLFGEGTEAYGNFFQISNQVTLGHSEEETVDSLERIMKQIIEQENTARNSVFANQKLLLEDRISRSLAGLKSAKLISSEEALNLLSIIRLGADLGMIKGPDRNMLNDLFIQIQPAHLQKKEGKRLSAEERDAVRAEFISRKFNI; encoded by the coding sequence ATGACGCTCGGCGAGCTCTGGGGCCAGACAGGTGAATGGCTTAGAGGCACCGGCCCGGACACGGATATAATAATGTCCTCCCGGATAAGGCTGGCCAGGAACCTGGCCAAGTACCCTTTCCCGCACTGGGCTTCGGCAGAACAACTAGAGGGTGTCATCTCGGATTTCGAGGGCGCCTATAAGAAGGCGGATTATTTTAAAGGAGCCTTATTTTTAAGGATCGATGAGCTCGACAGCATAGAAAAGCAGATGCTTATCGAGAGGCATCTTATAAGCAGGGAGCAAATAGCCAATCCCGAGCATAAGGCGGTCCTCATAAGCGAACGCGAGGTAATAAGCATCATGGTAAATGAGGAGGACCATCTCCGCATACAGGTCCTCCAGTCGGGCTTCAACCTGCACGACACGTGGAAGCTCGCGGACAAGATAGACGAGGAATTGGAGCAGAACCTCGAATTCGCCGTCTCATCTGACCTGGGTTACCTGACATGCTGCCCGACCAACGTAGGGACCGGATTGAGGGCGTCATGCATGGCGCACCTCCCGGCGCTGGTAATGACGAAACAGGCCGGCAGGATCATTCAGGCGATAAGCAAACTCGGGATGACGGCGCGCGGCCTCTTCGGGGAGGGGACCGAGGCATACGGGAATTTTTTCCAGATATCGAACCAGGTCACTCTCGGGCATTCGGAGGAAGAGACGGTCGACAGCCTCGAGAGGATAATGAAACAGATAATAGAGCAGGAGAACACAGCCAGGAATTCCGTCTTCGCGAACCAGAAACTGCTTTTGGAGGACCGGATATCGAGGTCGCTGGCCGGACTGAAGAGCGCCAAGCTCATAAGCAGCGAAGAGGCGCTGAACCTGCTTTCGATAATAAGGCTCGGCGCGGATCTAGGGATGATAAAGGGGCCGGACCGCAACATGCTAAACGATCTTTTTATACAGATACAACCCGCCCACCTCCAGAAGAAGGAAGGCAAGCGCCTTTCGGCCGAGGAGAGGGACGCGGTGCGCGCGGAATTTATCTCGAGGAAATTCAATATCTAG
- a CDS encoding UvrB/UvrC motif-containing protein, whose product MICQVCGKNEATVEFTEIIDDEVKQLHLCAGCAKEKGIEMEQNFSISDLLAGISGLGEKPSGGEPLLKCGKCGMTYTDFQKIGRLGCGECYSAFRTNLLPLLKRIHGSTRHIGKSPKEIDETDGKKKISEAQELRQKLQRAIDMEEFEEAARLRDRIRALEKKAKDKP is encoded by the coding sequence ATGATCTGCCAGGTCTGCGGCAAGAACGAGGCCACGGTCGAGTTCACTGAGATAATTGATGACGAGGTGAAACAGCTCCACCTTTGCGCCGGGTGTGCGAAGGAGAAGGGCATCGAGATGGAGCAGAACTTCAGCATCTCCGACCTTCTTGCCGGGATAAGCGGCCTCGGAGAGAAGCCGTCCGGCGGAGAGCCTCTGTTAAAATGCGGCAAATGCGGCATGACATACACGGACTTCCAGAAGATAGGCCGGCTCGGCTGCGGCGAATGCTACAGTGCGTTCAGGACGAACCTCCTGCCGCTTTTGAAACGCATCCACGGCTCGACCAGGCATATCGGGAAATCACCCAAAGAGATCGACGAGACAGACGGGAAGAAGAAGATATCCGAGGCGCAGGAATTGCGGCAGAAGCTCCAGCGCGCCATCGATATGGAGGAGTTCGAGGAGGCCGCCAGGCTCCGCGACAGGATAAGGGCGCTCGAAAAGAAGGCGAAAGACAAACCATGA
- a CDS encoding ABC transporter permease — protein sequence MRYELLVASRYLLAKRREKFISIISLISVLGVAVGVCALIVVIGVMTGFDNELRDKIIGANSHVIVEQEGGIEDSAALIKKIKTEPHVVSASPFLDGQAFIRAKDTMQGVSIRGIVSADEAGVSKLGSYVKSGSMSALKAGGMLIGTEMARRFSLRLGDTVSVLSPLDGSSKDFKVAGTFNSGYYEYDSSLAFIDLRDAQELFGAEGKVGGIGIRIDDELLAPQVRVRLQKELGFPFYVKTWIDLNRSLFSALKLEKLAMFWILALIVTVACFNIAATMIMVVMEKTKDIGILKAIGAANNSIRLIFTLQGFIVGAIGTALGVAGGLGLGYLLEKYQFIKLPRDIYYIDRFPVDIQYTDVAAIVVAALAISLLACLYPAWQASRLNPVDALRYE from the coding sequence ATGCGTTACGAATTGTTGGTGGCCTCTAGATACCTCCTTGCTAAACGCAGGGAGAAGTTCATATCGATAATCAGCCTGATCTCCGTGCTGGGCGTCGCGGTCGGGGTCTGCGCCCTCATAGTCGTCATCGGGGTGATGACCGGTTTCGACAACGAGTTGCGCGATAAGATAATCGGCGCGAATTCGCATGTCATCGTCGAACAGGAAGGCGGGATCGAGGATTCCGCCGCGCTTATCAAAAAGATAAAGACCGAGCCCCACGTTGTTTCCGCTTCACCTTTCCTCGACGGACAGGCATTCATCAGGGCGAAGGATACGATGCAGGGCGTCTCGATAAGGGGCATCGTCTCCGCCGATGAAGCCGGGGTCTCGAAGCTCGGCTCATATGTAAAGTCCGGCTCCATGTCTGCGCTCAAGGCCGGCGGCATGCTGATAGGCACCGAGATGGCGCGGAGGTTCAGCCTCAGGCTCGGCGACACGGTCTCTGTCCTCTCGCCTCTAGACGGCTCGTCGAAAGATTTCAAGGTAGCGGGGACGTTCAATTCGGGTTATTACGAATATGATTCTTCACTCGCTTTCATAGACCTGAGGGACGCGCAGGAGCTTTTCGGCGCCGAGGGCAAGGTGGGGGGGATCGGGATAAGGATAGACGACGAATTACTCGCGCCGCAGGTCAGGGTCAGGTTACAAAAAGAATTGGGTTTTCCTTTTTACGTAAAGACATGGATCGACCTGAACAGAAGCCTCTTCTCGGCGCTTAAGCTCGAGAAGCTGGCGATGTTCTGGATACTTGCGCTGATAGTCACGGTCGCGTGCTTTAATATTGCGGCGACGATGATAATGGTCGTGATGGAGAAGACGAAAGATATCGGCATACTAAAGGCGATAGGTGCTGCCAATAATTCCATAAGGCTGATATTCACCCTCCAGGGATTCATAGTCGGCGCGATAGGGACCGCGCTCGGCGTGGCCGGGGGGCTCGGCCTCGGGTATCTCCTCGAGAAGTACCAGTTCATAAAGCTCCCGAGGGACATCTATTACATAGACAGGTTCCCCGTGGATATACAATACACGGATGTGGCCGCGATAGTCGTCGCGGCTCTGGCGATAAGTTTGCTGGCTTGCCTCTATCCAGCGTGGCAGGCGTCCCGGCTCAACCCGGTCGACGCGCTGAGGTACGAATGA
- a CDS encoding ABC transporter permease — protein MNGWITTLGERFLNFIRYAGGISVLFVRTVFWVFVPPFKRRQILDQMVKIGVDSLPIVFLTSLFTGMVLALQSAYQMQKMEAKLYIASLVALSITRELGPVLTALVVAGRIGASIAAELGTMKVTEQIDALETLATNPIKYLVVPRFIALFFMLPLLTIYADIVGIFGGYMIGVWRLNILHNLYWDMTWNPLHIKDIVTGIIKAFAFGVIICIVACYEGMRVEGGAEGVGAATTKAVVISFILIIAADCLFTALFYFGFAF, from the coding sequence ATGAACGGTTGGATAACGACGTTGGGTGAAAGGTTCCTGAATTTTATCCGTTACGCCGGCGGGATATCCGTCCTCTTCGTGCGGACGGTGTTCTGGGTATTCGTGCCGCCGTTCAAGCGCAGGCAGATCCTGGACCAGATGGTCAAGATCGGGGTAGACAGCCTGCCGATAGTCTTCCTCACAAGCCTTTTTACCGGCATGGTCCTGGCCTTACAGAGCGCTTACCAGATGCAGAAGATGGAGGCGAAACTTTATATAGCGAGCCTCGTAGCGCTCTCGATCACGAGGGAATTGGGGCCGGTCCTGACCGCGCTTGTGGTCGCGGGGCGCATCGGCGCTTCGATAGCCGCCGAACTCGGCACTATGAAAGTGACCGAGCAGATAGACGCGCTCGAGACGCTGGCGACGAACCCGATAAAATATCTCGTGGTGCCCAGGTTCATCGCGCTCTTTTTCATGCTGCCGCTGTTGACTATATACGCCGACATCGTAGGCATATTCGGCGGGTATATGATCGGTGTCTGGAGGCTGAACATACTCCATAACCTTTACTGGGACATGACCTGGAACCCGCTTCACATCAAAGATATCGTCACCGGCATCATCAAGGCCTTTGCTTTCGGCGTCATAATATGCATAGTCGCCTGTTACGAGGGCATGAGGGTCGAAGGAGGCGCCGAGGGGGTCGGGGCGGCGACGACTAAGGCGGTCGTCATCTCGTTCATACTCATAATTGCTGCCGACTGCCTCTTTACCGCGTTGTTCTATTTTGGGTTTGCATTTTAA
- a CDS encoding MlaD family protein, whose amino-acid sequence MRKMDLEFKVGIFVAIGIAILMSMIFSLKELKYAQQKYTIKVRFGFANGIEVAAPVRVAGVQVGEVKNIEIVENKEANKMAVDLYVWLDKKIKVEKDAEAFINTLGLIGEKYVEILPGTPGSEALKPGERLVGRESVPIEKLTEKGYEIATGLGDTIKHFNKLIGDPETQAAFKATMLDLRKFMASANTVMDKVKTGEGTVGKLFMDEGLYNELDAFVKDIKAHPWKLLSKPRGEK is encoded by the coding sequence ATGAGAAAGATGGACTTGGAATTCAAAGTCGGTATCTTTGTGGCGATAGGCATCGCTATACTGATGTCCATGATCTTTTCGCTGAAGGAGCTCAAGTATGCCCAGCAGAAATATACGATAAAGGTGCGTTTCGGTTTTGCCAACGGCATCGAGGTCGCCGCGCCGGTAAGGGTCGCGGGCGTCCAGGTCGGCGAGGTAAAGAATATCGAGATCGTGGAGAACAAGGAAGCCAACAAGATGGCCGTCGACCTGTATGTCTGGCTCGATAAGAAGATAAAGGTCGAGAAGGACGCAGAGGCGTTCATAAACACGCTCGGGCTCATCGGGGAAAAGTATGTGGAGATCCTTCCGGGCACCCCCGGAAGCGAGGCGTTAAAACCGGGCGAGAGACTTGTGGGCAGGGAGTCGGTGCCGATAGAGAAACTGACCGAGAAGGGCTACGAGATAGCGACCGGTTTGGGCGATACGATAAAACATTTCAATAAGCTTATCGGCGACCCGGAGACGCAGGCTGCGTTCAAGGCGACGATGCTCGACCTCAGGAAATTCATGGCGTCGGCGAACACGGTCATGGACAAGGTCAAGACCGGGGAAGGGACCGTCGGGAAACTATTTATGGACGAGGGCCTGTATAACGAATTGGATGCTTTCGTCAAGGATATTAAGGCTCACCCCTGGAAATTGCTTTCGAAGCCCAGGGGAGAGAAGTAA
- a CDS encoding ABC transporter ATP-binding protein, with product MIEARALRKVYKNGAKELEVLKGVDLKVKRSEVLAVLGPSGAGKSTLLHLLGGLDSPTAGEVLIGGTDIYSLGDNERAKIRNRKIGFVFQFYHLLPEFDALENVILPLMIKGGGRDLRERGAGLLKAVGLEDRMNHRPGQLSGGEQQRVAIARALINEPELLLCDEPTGNLDSESGENIIELLWELNKSRKMTLMIVTHDAQIAKAAQRVLHIRDGKIIQ from the coding sequence ATGATAGAGGCCAGGGCACTGCGGAAGGTCTATAAGAACGGAGCGAAAGAGCTCGAGGTGCTTAAAGGCGTAGACCTCAAAGTCAAAAGGAGCGAGGTCCTTGCGGTGCTCGGGCCGTCCGGAGCCGGCAAATCGACCCTGCTCCATCTTTTAGGCGGCCTCGATTCGCCGACTGCCGGCGAGGTCCTGATAGGCGGCACCGATATATACTCGCTCGGCGACAACGAGCGCGCGAAAATAAGGAACAGGAAGATAGGTTTCGTTTTCCAGTTCTATCACCTGCTCCCGGAGTTCGACGCGCTGGAGAATGTGATATTGCCGCTGATGATAAAAGGCGGCGGAAGGGACCTGAGGGAGAGGGGAGCCGGATTGCTTAAGGCCGTAGGGCTCGAGGACCGGATGAACCACAGGCCGGGGCAGTTATCCGGCGGGGAACAGCAGCGCGTGGCGATAGCCAGGGCGTTGATAAACGAGCCGGAACTCCTCCTTTGCGACGAGCCGACCGGCAACCTCGATTCCGAGTCGGGAGAAAATATAATTGAATTGTTGTGGGAACTCAACAAAAGTCGTAAAATGACATTAATGATAGTGACCCATGACGCGCAGATAGCCAAGGCCGCGCAGAGGGTCCTGCACATAAGGGACGGAAAAATAATCCAATGA
- the ilvE gene encoding branched-chain-amino-acid transaminase has product MALKIYIDGKFHQSEDAKISVFDHGLLYGDGVFEGIRTYDGLIFKMKEHIDRLYQSAHAIMLEIPMSKEEMTEAVKKTLRENQLKDSYIRLIVTRGIGDLGLDPRKCPKPTVVIITDKIKLYHQELYEKGLEIVTISTQRNIHESVNPQIKSLNYLNNILAKVEAINAGVEEAVMLNSEGYVAECTGDNIFTVKDGSLYTPPIHSGVLRGITRGAVIDIAHLKEIPIREEVLTRYDLFNADEMFLTGTAAEIIPVVKMDRRKIGDGKPGKMTAKLITEFHKLTKVDGVRF; this is encoded by the coding sequence ATGGCACTGAAAATCTATATCGACGGTAAATTCCACCAGAGCGAGGACGCGAAGATCTCGGTCTTCGACCACGGACTGCTCTACGGCGACGGTGTCTTCGAGGGCATCCGCACCTACGACGGGCTTATTTTCAAGATGAAGGAGCATATCGACAGGCTCTACCAGTCGGCGCACGCCATCATGCTTGAGATCCCGATGTCCAAGGAAGAGATGACCGAGGCGGTCAAGAAGACCCTGCGAGAAAACCAGCTGAAGGATTCTTATATCAGGCTTATCGTCACGCGCGGCATCGGCGACCTTGGGCTCGACCCGAGGAAATGCCCGAAACCGACCGTCGTCATCATAACCGACAAGATCAAGCTCTACCATCAGGAATTATACGAGAAGGGCCTTGAGATCGTGACCATCTCGACGCAGAGGAATATCCACGAGTCTGTCAACCCGCAGATCAAGTCGCTAAATTACCTTAACAATATCCTCGCCAAGGTCGAGGCGATCAACGCGGGCGTCGAGGAGGCGGTCATGCTCAATTCCGAGGGTTATGTCGCGGAATGCACCGGAGATAATATCTTTACCGTCAAGGACGGCTCGCTCTATACCCCGCCTATCCACAGCGGCGTCTTGCGCGGTATCACTCGCGGCGCGGTCATCGATATCGCGCACCTGAAAGAGATCCCCATCCGCGAGGAGGTCCTGACCAGGTACGACCTCTTCAACGCGGATGAGATGTTCCTTACCGGGACCGCGGCCGAGATCATTCCTGTCGTCAAGATGGACAGGCGCAAGATCGGCGACGGCAAACCCGGGAAGATGACGGCGAAACTCATAACGGAATTCCATAAGCTGACAAAGGTCGACGGCGTGAGGTTTTGA